A stretch of the Staphylococcus sp. NRL 16/872 genome encodes the following:
- the brnQ gene encoding branched-chain amino acid transport system II carrier protein codes for MNRNTWIMGFMLFAMFFGAGNLIFPPKLGQDSGQYFWWAMIPFCLTGIGLPLLGVIVGAFDNRGYIGSLSKISPKFSMIFLIIIYLTIGPLFAIPRTGSTAFEMTVTPIAHTNSNIALFIFTLIYFLIVLYLCINPNKIVDRIGSLLTPLLLITILAMIIKGFVDFGGNSHSNGNAEVYTSTLGSFTKGFTEGYLTMDAIASIAFSMIVVNAIKSTGVSHRNSIFKQTVMAGLIAAVALIFIYVSLGFIGNHMVINHHTLDSLAAKNQNIGAYLLTNMATQGFGVFGKYLLGIIVALACLTTACGLIVSVSQYFHSLYPKISYKIYAVIFTLISFVLANLGLNSVISMSVPVLSIIYPIAITVILLILLAQFIPTKPIAQQIPIIVVSCVSILSTISSNGWVKIAFIDGLPLKQVALEWLPIAIIATIISYIISTFVKQDYIKYQNDK; via the coding sequence ATGAACAGAAATACCTGGATAATGGGGTTTATGCTATTTGCCATGTTTTTTGGTGCTGGTAATCTCATTTTTCCTCCTAAATTAGGGCAGGACAGTGGCCAATATTTTTGGTGGGCTATGATTCCTTTCTGCTTAACAGGCATAGGTTTGCCTTTACTAGGCGTGATTGTAGGAGCCTTTGATAATCGAGGTTACATAGGTTCATTAAGTAAGATTTCGCCTAAATTTTCTATGATCTTTTTAATTATCATTTATTTAACTATTGGGCCTCTTTTCGCGATACCACGTACTGGTTCAACAGCATTTGAAATGACAGTGACGCCAATTGCACACACGAATAGTAATATTGCTTTATTCATATTTACTCTCATTTACTTTTTAATTGTCTTATATTTATGTATTAATCCTAATAAGATAGTAGATCGAATTGGTTCATTGCTTACACCATTGTTGTTAATTACCATTCTAGCAATGATTATTAAAGGTTTTGTAGATTTTGGAGGCAATAGTCATTCAAATGGAAATGCAGAAGTATATACATCTACGTTAGGTAGCTTTACTAAAGGATTTACAGAAGGCTATTTAACTATGGACGCTATCGCTTCAATCGCTTTTTCAATGATTGTAGTGAATGCTATTAAGTCAACTGGAGTAAGTCATAGAAATAGTATTTTTAAACAAACAGTTATGGCCGGTCTTATTGCTGCCGTAGCATTGATATTTATTTATGTTTCTTTAGGTTTTATAGGTAACCATATGGTGATTAATCATCACACGCTTGATAGCCTAGCTGCTAAAAATCAAAATATCGGTGCATACTTATTAACCAATATGGCAACTCAAGGTTTCGGTGTTTTTGGAAAATATTTATTAGGTATCATCGTAGCATTGGCTTGTCTAACTACCGCTTGTGGTTTGATTGTCTCTGTAAGCCAATATTTCCATAGTTTGTATCCAAAAATTTCATATAAAATATATGCCGTTATATTTACTCTTATAAGTTTTGTGTTAGCAAATCTTGGTTTGAATTCTGTTATCTCAATGTCGGTTCCTGTGCTAAGTATTATATATCCAATCGCAATAACCGTTATCTTATTAATTTTACTTGCACAATTTATTCCAACAAAACCAATTGCTCAACAAATACCTATTATCGTAGTAAGTTGTGTTTCTATACTAAGTACCATTTCTTCAAATGGTTGGGTAAAAATTGCATTTATAGACGGATTACCTTTAAAACAAGTAGCCTTAGAATGGTTACCCATTGCAATTATTGCTACTATTATAAGCTACATCATATCTACATTTGTCAAACAAGACTATATTAAATATCAAAACGACAAATAA
- a CDS encoding MoxR family ATPase produces MIQNQYINSDESVFNDAKALFKLNKNILLKGPTGSGKTKLAETLSETVNTPMHQVNCSVDLDAESLLGFKTIKTNDEGRQEIVFIDGPVIKAMREGHILYIDEINMAKPETLPILNGVLDYRRQLTNPFTGEVIKAAPGFNVIAAINEGYVGTLPMNEALKNRFVVIQVDYIDGDILKEVIKQQSNLQDDKIIEQIIKFNEDLRTMSKQGQISEEAASIRALIDLSDLITVMPIERAIQRTIIDKLEDEREQQAIKNAIELNF; encoded by the coding sequence ATGATACAAAATCAATATATCAATTCTGATGAATCTGTATTTAATGATGCCAAAGCATTATTTAAGTTAAACAAAAATATCTTATTAAAAGGTCCAACTGGTTCTGGTAAAACGAAATTAGCTGAAACTTTAAGTGAAACGGTTAATACACCTATGCATCAAGTGAACTGTTCTGTCGATTTGGATGCCGAGAGTTTATTAGGCTTCAAAACAATAAAAACAAACGATGAAGGGCGCCAAGAAATTGTGTTTATTGATGGACCAGTTATCAAAGCAATGCGTGAAGGTCATATCTTATATATTGATGAGATTAACATGGCTAAACCTGAAACATTACCAATTCTAAATGGTGTATTAGATTATCGTCGTCAATTAACTAATCCATTCACTGGAGAAGTAATTAAAGCTGCACCTGGTTTCAATGTTATTGCAGCGATTAACGAAGGTTATGTTGGTACATTACCGATGAACGAAGCGCTTAAGAACCGTTTTGTAGTCATTCAAGTAGATTACATTGATGGCGACATTTTAAAAGAAGTGATTAAACAACAAAGTAATTTACAAGACGATAAAATCATTGAACAAATTATCAAATTCAATGAAGATTTACGTACAATGTCTAAACAAGGCCAAATTTCAGAAGAGGCGGCTAGTATTCGTGCGCTTATCGACTTAAGCGATTTAATTACTGTGATGCCTATTGAACGTGCCATTCAACGCACAATTATCGACAAATTGGAAGACGAACGTGAACAACAAGCGATTAAAAACGCAATAGAACTAAACTTTTAG
- a CDS encoding toxic anion resistance protein, producing MTKEEQFINSHPLDDYIDQQQLNTNTTNNPNISQNTIAEDFERQFNKNELKKIDSISQQIKPLDNDGLLAFGSHLQQNMSQFSHRMLDEVQAKEIGPVGDALNQLMSKLKTVNPDDLNPEKQSKLKRLFKRTKASVNEIFSRMQSVSSQIDRITIQLDKHKNNLSKDIQLLDGLYEQNKTYFDDVSLYIAAAKRKKQEILTNDIPKLQQHAEQTGNQMDIQAVADMEQFVDRLDKRIYDLQLSRQIAIQTAPQIRMIQNVNQALAEKIQSSILTSIPLWKNQMAIALTLMRQRNAVSAQRAVTDTTNDLLTQNAAMLKQNAIETATENERGIVDIETLKTTQSDIIETIEQTLQIQQNGRQKRQEAERELSGLENELKQHLLTMRKE from the coding sequence ATGACGAAAGAAGAACAATTTATTAACTCACATCCATTAGATGATTATATAGACCAACAACAACTAAACACAAACACTACTAACAACCCTAATATTTCTCAGAATACGATTGCTGAAGATTTTGAGCGTCAATTTAATAAGAATGAACTTAAAAAAATTGATTCTATTAGCCAACAAATTAAACCATTAGATAACGATGGTTTATTAGCATTTGGTTCTCATCTACAACAAAATATGTCTCAATTCTCACATCGAATGTTAGATGAAGTTCAAGCCAAAGAAATTGGGCCTGTGGGCGATGCATTGAATCAATTAATGTCTAAACTCAAAACTGTAAATCCAGATGATTTAAATCCGGAGAAACAATCTAAACTTAAACGACTGTTTAAAAGAACTAAAGCTTCAGTTAATGAAATTTTCTCAAGAATGCAGTCAGTAAGTTCACAAATTGACCGTATTACTATTCAATTGGATAAGCATAAGAATAATTTATCAAAAGACATTCAATTGTTAGACGGTTTATATGAACAAAATAAGACGTATTTCGATGATGTTTCATTATATATTGCTGCAGCTAAACGTAAAAAACAGGAAATTCTTACTAATGACATTCCTAAATTACAACAACATGCTGAACAAACAGGCAATCAAATGGACATTCAAGCCGTGGCAGATATGGAACAATTTGTTGATCGTCTAGATAAACGTATTTATGATTTACAATTATCAAGACAAATTGCTATTCAAACTGCCCCACAAATTCGAATGATTCAAAACGTGAACCAAGCATTGGCTGAGAAAATTCAAAGTTCAATTCTTACAAGTATTCCACTATGGAAAAATCAAATGGCAATTGCCCTTACGCTAATGAGACAACGAAATGCAGTGAGTGCGCAACGTGCCGTTACAGATACAACGAACGATTTATTAACTCAAAATGCAGCTATGTTAAAACAAAACGCTATTGAAACTGCTACTGAAAATGAACGTGGTATTGTAGATATAGAAACGCTTAAAACAACGCAAAGTGATATTATTGAAACAATTGAACAGACTCTTCAAATTCAGCAAAATGGACGTCAAAAACGACAAGAAGCTGAACGTGAACTTAGTGGCCTAGAAAATGAACTTAAACAACATTTATTAACAATGAGAAAAGAATAA
- the sucB gene encoding dihydrolipoyllysine-residue succinyltransferase has product MAEVKVPELAESITEGTIAEWLKNVGDSVEKGEAILELETDKVNVEVVSEEEGVLQEQLASEGDTVEVGQVIATVGEGSGNNASSSDNEQSSEGKKEKNDEKNEGKETEAPSTSSNESEQSSSYNQRINATPSARRHARENGVDLSSVSGKGKDVVRKEDVDNSQKASQSQATKSSQDSKPQETKQSSSTPNKPVIREKMSRRKKTAAKKLLEVSNNTAMLTTFNEVDMTNVMELRKRKKEQFIKDHDGTKLGFMSFFTKAAVAALKKYPEVNAEIDGDDMITKQYYDIGVAVSTDDGLLVPFVRDCDKKNFAELERAIADLAVKAREKKLGLDDMVNGSFTITNGGVFGSMMSTPIINGNQAAILGMHSIITRPIAIDKDTIENRPMMYIALSYDHRIIDGKEAVGFLKTIKELIESPEDLLLES; this is encoded by the coding sequence ATGGCAGAGGTAAAAGTTCCAGAATTAGCAGAATCAATTACAGAAGGTACTATTGCAGAATGGTTAAAAAACGTGGGTGATAGCGTTGAAAAAGGCGAAGCCATTCTTGAATTAGAAACTGATAAAGTTAATGTTGAAGTGGTGTCTGAAGAAGAAGGTGTTCTACAAGAACAACTCGCTTCTGAAGGTGATACAGTAGAAGTAGGTCAAGTAATTGCGACAGTTGGAGAAGGTAGTGGAAATAACGCTTCTAGTAGCGATAATGAACAATCATCTGAAGGTAAAAAAGAAAAAAACGATGAGAAAAACGAAGGTAAAGAAACAGAAGCACCTTCAACTAGCTCAAATGAATCAGAACAATCTTCATCTTATAACCAACGCATTAATGCGACACCATCTGCACGTCGTCATGCTCGTGAAAATGGCGTAGATTTAAGTTCAGTTTCAGGTAAAGGCAAAGATGTAGTACGTAAAGAAGATGTAGACAATAGCCAAAAAGCAAGTCAATCTCAAGCTACAAAATCTTCACAAGATAGTAAACCACAAGAAACTAAACAATCATCTAGCACACCAAATAAACCAGTTATTCGTGAAAAAATGTCACGTAGAAAGAAAACAGCTGCTAAAAAATTATTAGAAGTATCTAATAACACTGCAATGTTAACTACATTCAATGAAGTAGACATGACAAATGTTATGGAACTTCGTAAACGTAAAAAAGAACAATTTATCAAAGATCACGATGGTACGAAATTAGGCTTTATGTCATTCTTCACTAAAGCAGCTGTAGCAGCATTGAAGAAATACCCAGAAGTAAATGCTGAAATTGATGGCGACGATATGATTACGAAACAATATTATGATATCGGTGTAGCTGTTTCTACTGACGATGGTTTATTAGTACCATTCGTAAGAGATTGCGATAAGAAAAACTTCGCTGAACTTGAAAGAGCAATCGCTGACTTAGCAGTGAAAGCACGTGAGAAAAAACTTGGACTTGATGACATGGTTAATGGTTCATTCACAATTACAAATGGTGGAGTCTTTGGTTCAATGATGAGTACACCAATTATCAATGGTAACCAAGCTGCAATCTTAGGAATGCACTCAATCATTACACGCCCAATAGCTATTGATAAAGACACTATTGAGAACAGACCAATGATGTATATTGCATTAAGTTATGATCATAGAATTATCGACGGTAAAGAAGCAGTAGGATTCTTAAAAACAATCAAAGAACTTATTGAAAGCCCAGAAGATCTTTTATTAGAAAGCTAA
- a CDS encoding 2-oxoglutarate dehydrogenase E1 component, whose amino-acid sequence MAKDNKDVTEAPVNFGANLGLMLDLYDDYLQDPSSVSDDLQVLFSTIKNGEANIEAKPTTKGSGSSADDITIKRIMRLIDNIRQYGHLKADIYPVNAPKRTSVPKLGIEDFNLDKETLEQISAGIVSDHFNDIYDNAYEAIERMEQRYKGPIAFEYNHINNNKERTWLKRRIETPYKANINKDEKKKLFETLARVEGFEKYLHKNFVGAKRFSIEGVDTLVPMLQHTLKRAAEVEIQNIQIGMAHRGRLNVLTHVLEKPYEMMISEFMHTDPMKFLPKDGSLELTSGWTGDVKYHLGGVKTTSSYGIEQRISLANNPSHLEIVAPVVIGKTRAAQDDTHHSGGPTTDFHKAMPIIVHGDAAYPGQGINFETMNLSNLDGYSTGGALHIITNNRIGFTTEPVDGRSTTYSSDIAKGYDVPILHVNADNVEATIEAIDIAMDFRKEFHKDFVIDLVGYRRYGHNEMDEPSITNPVPYQNIRKHESVEIIYGKQLVEEGVIDKEQMNEIIDNVHKAMRSAQDKIDKSDKMDNPDMEKPESLQQPLQSDDKDFTYDHLKEINDAMLTYPEGFHILKKLNKVLEKRREPFEKDGGLVDWAQAEQLAFATIVQDGISVRLTGQDSERGTFSHRHAVLHDEENGDIHTPLHHVPDQKATFEVHNSPLSEAAVVGFEYGYNVENKESMNIWEAQYGDFSNMAQMIFDNFMSSGRAKWGERTGLTLFLPHAFEGQGAEHSSARLERFLQLAAENNSTVVNLSSSSNYFHLLRAQAKSLGTEAMRPLIIMSPKSLLRNKTVAQPINKFTSGGFKPILVEEANKDKVTKVILASGKMFIDLKENLAKNPDESILLIAVERLYPFPEEDIKEVLNELPNLETISWVQEEPKNQGAWLFVYPYLKSLAGNEYNLSYHGRIQRAAPAEGDGEIHKLVQNKIIESSTQNN is encoded by the coding sequence ATGGCAAAGGATAACAAGGATGTTACAGAAGCTCCTGTAAACTTTGGTGCAAATTTAGGTCTTATGCTAGATTTATATGATGATTATCTACAAGACCCTTCTTCTGTATCCGATGATTTACAAGTTCTTTTTAGTACAATTAAAAATGGTGAAGCTAATATCGAGGCTAAACCTACCACAAAAGGGAGTGGTTCTTCAGCGGATGATATTACAATCAAACGTATCATGCGCTTAATCGATAATATTAGACAATATGGTCACCTTAAGGCCGATATTTACCCTGTAAATGCTCCAAAAAGAACTAGTGTTCCTAAATTAGGAATTGAAGATTTTAATTTAGATAAAGAAACATTAGAACAAATTTCTGCAGGAATTGTTTCAGATCACTTTAATGATATTTATGATAATGCTTATGAAGCAATCGAACGCATGGAACAGCGTTATAAGGGGCCGATTGCTTTTGAATATAATCATATTAACAACAATAAAGAACGTACATGGTTGAAACGTCGAATTGAGACTCCTTATAAAGCAAATATTAATAAGGATGAAAAGAAAAAATTATTCGAAACTTTAGCACGCGTTGAAGGTTTTGAAAAGTATTTACATAAAAACTTTGTAGGAGCAAAACGTTTCTCAATTGAAGGTGTAGATACATTAGTACCGATGTTACAACATACGTTAAAACGAGCCGCAGAAGTTGAAATTCAGAATATTCAAATCGGTATGGCACATCGAGGTCGTTTAAATGTGTTAACACATGTATTAGAAAAACCATATGAAATGATGATTTCAGAATTCATGCATACTGATCCAATGAAATTTTTACCTAAAGATGGTAGCTTAGAATTAACTTCTGGTTGGACAGGAGACGTTAAATATCATTTAGGTGGGGTTAAAACGACTTCTTCTTATGGTATTGAACAACGTATTTCACTTGCTAACAACCCAAGTCACTTAGAAATTGTGGCGCCAGTTGTAATTGGTAAAACACGTGCTGCTCAAGATGATACACATCATAGTGGTGGGCCAACTACTGATTTCCATAAAGCTATGCCTATCATAGTTCATGGAGATGCAGCTTATCCAGGACAAGGTATCAATTTTGAAACTATGAATTTAAGTAATCTAGATGGCTATTCTACAGGAGGAGCGCTCCATATTATTACGAATAACCGTATTGGTTTTACAACTGAACCAGTAGATGGCCGTTCAACAACTTATTCTTCTGATATTGCTAAAGGCTATGACGTACCTATCTTACACGTTAACGCTGATAATGTTGAAGCTACAATTGAAGCAATTGATATTGCAATGGATTTCAGAAAAGAATTCCATAAAGACTTTGTCATTGATTTAGTAGGCTATCGTCGTTACGGGCATAACGAAATGGATGAACCATCAATCACAAACCCTGTGCCATATCAAAATATTCGTAAACACGAATCTGTTGAAATTATCTATGGTAAACAACTAGTAGAAGAAGGCGTTATTGATAAAGAGCAAATGAATGAGATTATAGATAATGTTCATAAAGCTATGCGCTCAGCGCAAGATAAAATTGATAAATCTGATAAAATGGACAATCCTGATATGGAAAAACCTGAATCTTTACAACAACCTTTACAAAGTGATGATAAAGATTTCACTTACGATCATTTAAAAGAAATTAATGACGCAATGCTAACATATCCAGAAGGCTTCCATATTTTGAAAAAATTAAATAAAGTTCTTGAAAAACGTAGAGAACCATTCGAAAAAGATGGTGGTTTAGTAGATTGGGCGCAAGCAGAACAACTTGCATTTGCAACAATCGTTCAAGATGGCATTTCTGTTCGTCTAACTGGTCAAGATAGTGAACGTGGCACATTTAGTCATAGACATGCTGTTTTACATGATGAAGAAAATGGTGATATTCATACACCTCTACATCATGTACCTGATCAAAAAGCTACTTTTGAAGTGCACAATAGCCCATTATCTGAAGCAGCTGTTGTTGGTTTCGAATATGGCTACAATGTTGAGAATAAAGAAAGCATGAACATTTGGGAAGCACAATACGGTGACTTCTCTAATATGGCACAAATGATATTCGATAATTTCATGTCTTCTGGACGTGCTAAATGGGGTGAAAGAACAGGCCTAACGCTATTCTTACCTCATGCATTTGAAGGTCAAGGGGCAGAACACTCTTCAGCACGACTTGAAAGATTCTTACAATTAGCAGCTGAAAATAATAGTACAGTGGTTAATTTATCAAGTTCAAGTAACTACTTCCATTTATTAAGAGCACAAGCTAAAAGTTTAGGCACAGAAGCTATGAGACCTTTAATTATTATGTCTCCAAAAAGCTTGTTGAGAAACAAAACAGTGGCTCAACCAATTAATAAATTTACATCTGGTGGATTTAAACCAATCCTTGTGGAGGAAGCTAATAAAGATAAAGTGACTAAAGTTATTTTAGCTTCAGGAAAGATGTTCATTGATTTAAAAGAAAATTTAGCTAAAAATCCAGATGAATCTATCTTACTGATCGCTGTAGAAAGATTGTATCCATTCCCTGAAGAGGACATTAAAGAAGTGTTAAATGAATTACCAAATCTTGAAACTATTTCTTGGGTTCAAGAAGAACCTAAAAATCAAGGCGCGTGGTTATTTGTATACCCATACTTAAAATCTCTTGCAGGCAATGAATATAACTTAAGTTATCACGGTAGAATTCAACGTGCAGCACCAGCTGAAGGTGATGGAGAAATTCATAAACTTGTTCAAAATAAAATTATTGAAAGTAGCACTCAAAATAACTAG
- a CDS encoding VOC family protein, with the protein MSGLRSVTLGTSDLSKTKKLFKDILGLNVASKNQALRFGDADLSPGTRIHFVEVPNEAYQNQHISSVGLRTPSDVGLEEYQQILKDNDIDYSSITELNGNKHFNFKDANQQIFDIYSNEHNTGIGLGTPTFESSVNPLHQLQGLGPIIIKVNEMPVTASIFKNVFSLVHYAEYESTEFPEQVIQVFKIGDGGLGGELHLYQPKEEIEMVEEGIVEQVEFSANSSEDFEKAQKELDEIGIPYQMLNQGDAKSIRITENSGISFIYTLDNKLQ; encoded by the coding sequence ATGAGTGGACTTAGAAGTGTCACACTAGGGACAAGTGATCTTTCTAAAACAAAGAAATTATTTAAAGATATCTTAGGTCTTAATGTTGCATCTAAAAATCAAGCTTTACGTTTTGGTGATGCAGACTTAAGTCCTGGTACACGTATACATTTTGTTGAAGTTCCAAATGAAGCATATCAAAACCAACACATTTCTAGTGTAGGATTAAGAACTCCATCTGATGTAGGTCTAGAGGAATATCAACAAATCTTAAAAGATAATGATATTGACTATAGTTCTATAACAGAGTTAAACGGTAATAAGCATTTTAATTTTAAAGATGCTAACCAACAAATTTTTGATATTTATTCAAATGAGCATAATACTGGAATCGGCTTAGGCACTCCAACATTTGAAAGTTCAGTAAATCCACTTCATCAATTACAAGGTTTAGGGCCAATCATTATTAAAGTTAATGAAATGCCTGTAACAGCTTCCATCTTTAAAAATGTATTTAGTTTAGTACATTATGCAGAATATGAATCTACTGAGTTTCCAGAACAAGTTATTCAAGTATTCAAAATCGGCGATGGTGGTTTAGGCGGTGAACTTCATTTATATCAACCTAAGGAAGAAATAGAAATGGTTGAAGAAGGTATCGTTGAACAAGTTGAATTTAGTGCCAACTCATCAGAGGATTTTGAAAAGGCTCAAAAAGAGCTTGATGAAATTGGAATCCCGTATCAAATGTTAAATCAAGGTGATGCTAAATCAATCCGTATTACTGAAAATAGTGGCATCTCATTCATTTATACTTTAGATAATAAATTACAATAG
- a CDS encoding VWA domain-containing protein, whose amino-acid sequence MSDRFIKFNDEQLDAKQVMMLQDLARLLLKNEQTQVKIQKFPFYDPINNTLITSWFWSHRPAEVENAGLKTDVMLAAYGYQMMDEKIVNEVLHEDEFEHPKFYHQLFRLLEDMRVFNYIRNERPSTAKLIDLRLQTRLSYTETQITFYKTKTVYTDLLFLYLERAFLSQNFFDIPMMDPQLDDILNHMFQYLPNFFQNETSEDNMYLAQRIMFQIDDILNKDMLNEYYYLPRRVYEAIHELSFEDIKRTDASNVDGHDNTSEDTDAETAEAETKAQDSKSEGGAYLEMELHEGENSDVLSDNDTAREGDSTDDMTDMMTKKGHGSDNTLNNDEGGTIGQNPSFALKGINENVEIKWNVPDIEPEYLLNYQNVKNDVQLETKDLIQIIKKTIDREHVDERHNLTKGRLQRDLINWFIDDQYKLFYKKQDLSKTFDATFTLLIDVSASMFDKMDETIKGVILFHETLKSLNVKHEILAFNEDAFDSDDNKQPNIIDEIVHYDYSTMEKSGPRIMSLHPQDDNRDGVAIRIASERLLRRSHNQRFLIVFSDGEPSAFNYAQDGILDTYEAVEMARKYGIEVFNVFLSQDTITEDIEQTIHNIYGQYALFVEGVENLPAHLSPLLKKLLLKSF is encoded by the coding sequence ATGAGTGATCGTTTTATAAAATTTAATGATGAGCAACTCGATGCTAAACAAGTCATGATGTTACAAGACTTAGCGCGCTTACTTCTAAAAAACGAGCAAACACAGGTTAAAATTCAAAAATTCCCTTTTTATGATCCGATTAATAATACGCTTATCACTAGCTGGTTTTGGTCTCATCGTCCTGCTGAAGTTGAAAATGCAGGTTTAAAAACAGATGTAATGTTGGCTGCATATGGCTATCAAATGATGGATGAAAAAATTGTAAATGAAGTTCTTCATGAAGATGAATTTGAACATCCTAAATTTTATCATCAACTCTTCCGTTTGTTAGAAGATATGCGTGTCTTCAACTATATTCGTAATGAACGACCAAGTACTGCTAAACTTATCGACTTACGTCTACAAACACGTTTATCTTATACTGAAACACAAATTACATTTTATAAAACAAAGACGGTTTATACAGACTTATTATTTTTATATTTAGAACGTGCATTTTTAAGCCAAAATTTCTTTGATATTCCCATGATGGATCCACAACTTGATGATATTTTAAATCATATGTTTCAGTATTTGCCTAACTTTTTCCAAAATGAAACTTCTGAAGATAATATGTACTTGGCACAACGTATTATGTTCCAAATTGACGATATATTAAATAAAGACATGTTAAATGAATACTATTATCTTCCTAGAAGAGTGTATGAAGCGATACATGAGTTATCCTTTGAAGATATTAAACGTACGGATGCAAGCAACGTGGACGGTCATGATAATACAAGTGAAGATACGGATGCTGAAACGGCTGAAGCAGAAACCAAAGCTCAAGATAGTAAATCCGAGGGTGGCGCATATTTAGAGATGGAATTGCATGAAGGAGAAAATAGTGACGTTTTAAGTGACAATGATACAGCACGTGAAGGCGATTCAACCGATGATATGACAGATATGATGACTAAAAAGGGACATGGCTCAGATAATACGCTAAATAATGATGAAGGTGGAACGATTGGTCAGAATCCTTCATTTGCACTTAAAGGTATTAATGAAAACGTTGAAATTAAATGGAATGTACCTGATATTGAACCAGAGTATCTTTTAAATTATCAAAATGTGAAAAATGACGTTCAATTAGAAACAAAAGATTTAATTCAAATTATTAAGAAAACTATTGATCGTGAGCATGTAGATGAACGACACAATCTAACTAAAGGTCGTTTACAACGTGATTTAATAAATTGGTTTATTGATGACCAATATAAATTATTTTATAAAAAACAAGATTTAAGTAAGACTTTTGATGCTACATTCACTTTATTAATTGATGTATCTGCAAGTATGTTCGATAAAATGGATGAAACAATCAAAGGTGTTATCTTATTCCATGAAACATTAAAATCATTGAACGTTAAACATGAAATACTTGCATTTAATGAAGATGCATTTGATTCAGATGATAACAAACAACCTAACATCATTGATGAAATTGTTCATTATGATTATTCAACGATGGAAAAAAGTGGTCCCCGCATTATGTCATTACACCCTCAAGATGATAATCGTGATGGGGTAGCCATACGTATCGCTAGTGAGCGATTATTAAGACGAAGTCATAACCAACGATTTTTAATCGTCTTTTCAGATGGTGAACCTTCTGCATTTAATTATGCTCAAGATGGTATTTTAGATACGTATGAAGCTGTTGAAATGGCACGTAAATATGGTATAGAAGTCTTCAATGTATTTTTAAGCCAAGATACGATTACAGAAGACATTGAACAAACTATTCATAATATTTATGGTCAATATGCGTTGTTTGTAGAAGGCGTAGAGAATCTCCCGGCTCATTTATCTCCATTACTCAAAAAATTATTACTTAAATCTTTTTAA
- a CDS encoding DUF6501 family protein gives MLHETWKERTPIKKVEVTNTDAKKFTVSDMLTIGKQYDVINETEEYYQIIDNSGLVGGYYKDYFKEV, from the coding sequence ATGTTACATGAAACATGGAAAGAGCGTACACCAATTAAAAAAGTCGAAGTGACAAATACAGATGCTAAGAAATTCACAGTTTCTGATATGTTAACTATCGGCAAACAATATGATGTGATTAATGAAACTGAAGAATATTATCAAATTATTGATAATTCCGGTTTAGTTGGCGGTTATTATAAAGATTATTTTAAAGAAGTTTAA